GCAACAAGATCCGCAAGCGCAGCCCCAGCTTCGAGGACCACTACGGCCAGGCGACGCTGTTCTGGAACAGCCTGGCCGACTGGGAGAAGGAGCACCTGGTCGCGGCCCTCAAGTTCGAGCTGGGCCACGTGGAACGCCGGTACATCAAGGAGAAGGTCGTCGAGCACCTGGTCCACGTCGACCACGGGCTGGCCTCCCAGGTCGCCGAGGGCCTCGGGTTGACGGCCCCGCCGACCGGCACGCCCAACCACGGCAGGTCGTCGCCGGCGCTCAGCCAGGCCAACGCGCCGCGCGACTCGATCGCCACCCGCAAGATCGCGTTCCTCATCGACGACGGGAGCGACGCCGGCGAGGTCGGCTCCGTCCGCGACGCGCTGCAGTCCCGGGGGGCGATCTGCGAGCTGGTCGCGCCGCACGAGGGGACGGCGGGCTCGCTCACCGTGGACCGGCAGCTCAGCGCGTCCTCCTCGGTCCTGTACGACGCCGTCCTGCTGGCGGCGGGCGAGGGACTGACCGGCGACGGGTACGCGCTGACGTTCGTCCGCGAGGCGTTCAAGCACGGCAAGGCCATCGCCGTGCTGGAGAACGGCCGTCCGCTGCTGGACGCCGCCGGACTGCCGGGACGGCAGGGCGTCGTCGAGCCGGGCGACGGGTTCGTCGACCGCTTCACCGCCGCCGTCGCCGCCCACCGTCACTACGACCGCGACGTCGCGGGCTTCCCCGCCTGACCGGGCGGGGCACATCGCGAACGACGATCAGGAGGTTCCCATGGGCAAGCCCGCGACCGCGCACAAGGTCGTTCTGGAGAAGGCCGCGCAGCAGTTCGCCGACGCCAACTCCGAGCACCCGTTCATCTACGAGCTGCCGCCCGAACAGGGTCGGCAGGTGCTGGAGGATCTCCAGTCGGATCCGAGCGTTCCCAAGCCCGACGTGGACGACGAATGGATCCAGGTCCAGGACGGGCCGACCGGGCTCGTCCCCGTACGGATCATCAAGCCCAAGGGCGCCACCGGGATGCTGCCCGTCATCTTCTACATCCACGGGGCGGGGTGGGTGTTCGGCTCGGCGCACACCCACGACCGGCTGTGCCGCGAACTGGCCGTACGCTGCGACGCCGCCGTCGTCTTCCCCGAGTACGACCGTGCGCCCGAGGCCAGGTACCCCACGCAGATCGAGCAGAACTACCTGGCCGCCCAATGGGTCATGAACCACGGCGCCGAGAAGAACCTCGACGCCTCGCGCATGGCGGTGTGCGGGGACTCGGTCGGCGGCAACATGTCGACGGTCCTCGCGCTGATGGCCGGGGAACGCGGCGACGTGCAACTGACGGCCCAGGTGCTGTTCTACCCGGTCACCAACGCCGAATTCGACACCGAGTCGTACCACGAGTTCGCCACCGGCCACTACCTCAACCGCGACGGCATGAAGTGGTTCTGGGACCAGTACACCACCGACCCCGAGCAGCGCGCCGAGATCTACGCCTCGCCGCTGCGGGCCGGCGCCGCGCGGCTCAAGGGCCTGCCGCCCA
The DNA window shown above is from Thermomonospora umbrina and carries:
- a CDS encoding alpha/beta hydrolase; translation: MGKPATAHKVVLEKAAQQFADANSEHPFIYELPPEQGRQVLEDLQSDPSVPKPDVDDEWIQVQDGPTGLVPVRIIKPKGATGMLPVIFYIHGAGWVFGSAHTHDRLCRELAVRCDAAVVFPEYDRAPEARYPTQIEQNYLAAQWVMNHGAEKNLDASRMAVCGDSVGGNMSTVLALMAGERGDVQLTAQVLFYPVTNAEFDTESYHEFATGHYLNRDGMKWFWDQYTTDPEQRAEIYASPLRAGAARLKGLPPTLILTAEADVLRDEGEAYAAKLRAVGVDVTAVRLAGAVHDFAMVDLLRDTRANRAAMSLATIALRKGLHG